The sequence below is a genomic window from Acidilobus saccharovorans 345-15.
CCCTCAGGCTCCTCGCTTACAGGACGAGGGGAGGGGGGCTGGCCGCCCTGGGCCTTCACGGCGCTGTTAGGGACAGGCAGGTGACGTGCTTCGGCCCGCTGAGGCTGATAATGTCGTCACTTATAGACTTCGGCCTCAAGCTGGCCGACTCCGGCAAGACGCCGTACCTGCCATTCTGGCTGTCACCCCTCCAGGTGGCTGTGATACCCGTTAAGGACCAGCACGTGGAGTACGCCAGGAGGCTCCTTCAGGACCTCATCGACGTGGGCGCCAGGGCCTACCTTGACCCGCCCACCAAGGGCCTTGGGGCCAGGGTCAGGGCCGCAGGCAAGGCATGGGTTCCAATAATAGCGGTCGTGGGCGACAAGGAGGTGGAGAGCAACACGGTAAACATAAGGAGGAGGTGGCTCCAGGGCCAGCAGGAGGTAGTGCAGGCCGAGGCCTTAGTTGAGGAGGTCTCCCAGCTCCTGGCCTCAGGCCCCGGCAGGAGCTTCCAGCCGCCCGAGTGACTAGTCCTCGCTCCTCCCGAGTATCTCGTGAAACGTGTTCCTCCTGCACCTGGGGCAGTACATGTATATCCTGTTGCCCTTCAGCGTGCTCAGGTCCATGCCTGTCTCAAGGTCCCTCTCGAGGCCGCACTCGGTGCACCTGACCCTCCACTTGGTCAATCCTCCCACCTTCCCAGCCACAGCCCTAACATGGCGTATGCGATGTTCTCCACTATAAATATGCCTAGCAGGGCGAAGGAGGGCGGGTCGCCAGCCATGAGCTGCTGTAGAAAGACGGCCGCGGGCGTCGCGGGGGACAGCATGAGGGCGTAGAGGGCTGGCCTGGGCAGCGCCGTGTACGGGTAGTATATCGGCGGTATCATGGTGAGGAATATGGAGAGGAAGGAGGCCAGGCCCCACGAGTTCCTCACGTGCCTCAGCCTGCTCCCGCCCAGGAAGGCGAGCCCGGCGCCCCCGACGGCCAGGAACAGGAGGGCTACGACCAGCACGGCCCACTCAAGGGGGGTCGTCAGGACCCTGAACACTATTAGCAGGGCCAGGAACACCGCAAGGCCTGGGAAGGAGTAGAGGAGGTTGCCGAGGCCTATGCCGACCAGGTACTCTATTGGGCTCACGTCCGCGGCAACCAGGAGGTCCTGAAGCTTTATCTCGAGCTTCATGAACGCTGTGTCGCCCAGGGCGCTCAGGGCGTTGCTGGTGACTGTTGAGATGACGCCGCCGAGTATGGCGTAGTCAATGAGCCTCCCCCTGCTGAGCATGTATATCATGAAGAGCAGGGCCAGGGGCCAGGCCATGTATGAGAGCACCCAGCCCGGCCCCCGCTTAACTGACGACCAGCCGTAGAACCAGGCGAACGTCAGCACAAACCTTGGACTTAACTTAAGCCTCGCCATTCCCCTCATCCTCGCTCAGGGGCCTGATGCCGTTTATTATGAAGACGTCGTCAAGGTTAACCGGCCTTATCGTGACCTTGAGGCCGTCACTTATGAGCCCCCTGGCCTCCTCCGGCGTCATGTATGATATCCTCATGCCACCTATGCTTATGTCGCCGTAGCCCTCTACCCTGACCTTGCCCTGGAGAGGCCTCATGAGCTCCTCAAGGGTTCCCTGGGCTATCACCCTGCCCGAGTCCAGGAGGACCAGGTACTCGCACAGCGTCTGGGCCTCCTCCATGTCGTGGGTGGTGAGGAGTATGTAGGACTTGAGCTGCCTCATGGCCCCCCAGGTCTCAAGCCTAGAGAGGGGGTCAAGGCCGGCAGTGGGCTCGTCCAGGAACGTGAGCTCCGCCTGGGCGGCCAGGGCCATGGCCAGGAACACCTTCCTCTTCATGCCGCCGCTCAGCTCGTCCGTGGCTATGTCCATGAAGTTACCAAGGCCTACGTCCTTGAGCACCCTTCGGGCCGCCTGCTTGGCCTCCGACATTGACCAGCCCCTGGCCACGAGGTACATCACCACGTGCTCGTAGGGCGAGGCCACGCCCATGGGTCTTGCCTCCTGCGGTATGCTGCATATTCTCCTCCTCAGCGCCTCCCTGTCAGCGACCACGTCCAGGCCCAGGACTCGGGCCCTTCCGCTTGTGGGCCTGAGCTGGGTTGAGAGTATCCTGACGAGCGTTGTCTTGCCGGCCCCGTTTCGACCTATTATACACGGCACCCTGGCGCTAAGCCTAACGCTGACGCCCTTGAGCGCCTCAACCCCGTTGGGGTAGACCTTTCGCAGGTCCTCGGTCTCAATTACGTCCAAAGGCCCCACCTTGCCTGGAGTCCTAGTGATACCGGGTCGCCTTAAGCCCTATTAACTGCTACCCAGGACTTGGCGCGGTAAGGCCTCAGCCGTAATAGCCTTCAGTAGCAGGAAAAGCCTGGGGTAGGCGTGAGCTCGTACGCGGAGAGGGCGAGGCCCTACTACCTTGAGACCGGCACCAGGCCCCCCAGGAGGCTCATATGGGCAGTCGCCATGATTAAGGCGGCCGCCGCCAGGGCCAACAGGGAGCTGGGCCTGCTGGACGCCGTGAAGGCCTCAGCCATAGAGTCCTCAGCCCTCGAGGTGGCCAAGGGGGCCCACGACGACAAGGTAACTGTTGACGTGTTTCAGACTGGCTCGGGGACTGGCATAAACATGAACATAAATGACGTGGTGGCTGACCTGGCCTCGGGGCTCTGCGGCTGCAGGGTTCACCCAAACGACGACGTCAACATGTCCCAGTCCAGCAATGACGTCATGCCAACGGCCCTCCGCCTGGCCGCAGTAGCTGCCATCAATGAGGACTTACTGCCGGCCGTCAGGGAGCTCGTCTCAGCGCTGAGGGAGGCCGGCTCCAGGTTCAGCGACGCAGTGAGGCCAGGGAGGACGCACCTGAGGGACGCCCTCCCCATAACTCTCGGGCAACAGATGGAAGCCTATGCGCACATGGTTGAGAGGGACCTCTCAGCCGTGACATCAGTGCTTGGCCTGCTGTATGAGGTGCCCCTCGGCGGGACCGCGGTGGGCACTGGGGCTAACACGGACCCCAGGTTCGCAGAGGTTGCATTGAAGGAGCTGAGCTCCCTGAGCGGGGTGAGCCTCAGGCCCTCGCCGTCTAAGTCGGCGCTCATGAGGTCGCTCTCTGACGTAGTAGCGCTCAGCGGGGCCCTCAGGTCCCTGGCCCTTGACATGCTGAGGATCTCCAACGACCTGAGGCTCCTGAACTCCGGCCCCAACACTGGCCTGAACGAGGTTGAGGTTCCAGTTGACGTGCCTGGGAGCAGCATGATGCCGGGCAAGAAGAACCCCGTGACCCTTGAGGCCGTTAACCAGGGGGCCGCCCAGGTGCTTGGCTACGACCAGGCTATAGCCTGGGGCGCCTCGCTGGGGGAGCTCGAGCTTAACATGGGCATCCCAGTGGTGGCGTACAACGTGCTTAAGGAGGTTGAGCTGCTTGCTGAGATGGCCAGGAAGCTTGCAAGGACGGTGTCACAGGTCATACCGCACAGGGAGAGGATGCTCCAGCTCGCAGCCTCAAGCCAGGCCCTTGTGACGTTCCTCTCGCCGCTCGTGGGCTACGACGTCGCGGCGGCCATCTCGGAGGCCATAAGCAGGGGGGCCTCGCTCGAGGACGCCGTGAGGTCAGCGGTCAAGGATGAAGAGAAAGCTAGGAAAGTCGTAGAGCTGCTCTCGGACGTAAGGAAGCTTACAGGTCCCGTGAGGCTGCGCTAGCCCGATTAGCGATGTTTAATGGGCAGGGTAACTCGCAGCGGCATGATAACAAGGGGCTGCGAAGGCTCTGGATGAGCTTCTAGCAGTTGCTTAGGCCTGAACATCAAGGCTACGCTTTCAACGCTGTTGAACGGGCCGTGGCTCAGACCTGTCCACAGCCGTTACCTAGTTGAGGGCTCCGAAGCCCGCGTTAGGTTAACTTGCCGAGGGCTTTCAGGGCTCAGCAAAGGCCATTATCATCACGTTTCAGGGATAGCTGGGTCCTCACAGCCCTGAATGCTATACTGGTTCAGGCTTATTTCCTTATGCTGCGGCCGCTAAATAGGGTCAAGCTTGAGGCTATGCGACAAGGAGGCCTCGCCCCTCGGCCTGGGCACCTGGGGCATGGGCGGCGGGTTCTGGAGCCCTGACCACAGCAGGGATGACGTTTACGTTAACGCCATAAGGTACGCCTACGAGCGCGGCATAAGGGTCTTCGACACGGCCGAGATGTACGGGGGCGGCCACACAGAGGAGCTGGTGGGGAGGGCCCTCGCGGACGTCGCGGATGACGTGATAATTATAAGCAAGGTCTGGCCCAATCACTTCCACTACGACGACCTGGTGAGGTCGGCAGAGGCCAGCAGGAGGAGGCTGGGGGTGAAGTCAATAGACGTCTACCTGCTGCACTGGCCCAGCAGGGACGTGCCGCTGCAGGAGTCCATCAGGGCCCTTGAGGACCTGGTGGACAGGGGAGTCATAAGGTGCATGGGGGTGAGCAACTTCGACAGGCAGCTGCTGGAGGAGGCCATGAGCTTAGCCAGGAGGCACGAGGTGGTAGTTGACGAGGTTGAGTACAGCGTTTACAACAGGTGGGCCGAGAGGGACCTCATACCGTTCGCGAGGCAGGCGGGGGTCACCATAGTTGCCTACTCGCCGCTCGGCAGGGGCTCCGTGAGCTCTGACTCAAGGCTTGCGAGGGTCGGGGCCAAGTATGGGAAGACGCCCGTGCAGGTGGCCCTCAACTACCTCATGAGGAGCTCCCTGCCCATACCCAAGGCCTCGAGGAAGGAGCACATAGACGAGCTCCTGGGCGCCGTGGGCTGGAGCCTGAGCGACGAGGACTATAACTACATAAGGTCCCTCTAGGCCAGCAGCGGGGCCTTGCCGCATATATAGGCGATTGCAGTTAGGTTATAAGTTCCTGTATACATTTTTGTAAAGAAGTAGGAAAAGTGTGGAATAAGAGGTGATTATTGCCTTGTCCAAGGTTACGGAGGAGATATACTCTGTAAGGAAGCTCCAGGCCCTCTCCTCCCTGGCCTCAAAGGACCCGGCCGCCTTCTGGGCGCAGCAGGTGGACCTGATAGACTGGTTCCAGAGGCCGGCGAAGGTCCTCGAGGGGAGCCCGCCGACCGAGAGGTGGTTCGCAGGAGGCCTCATGAACGTCTCATATAACGCCGTGGACAGGCACCTCAGGGACAAGGCCGACAAGGTGGCCTTCTACTGGACCAACGAGTCCCTGGACTACAGGGCAATAACGTTCAGGGAGCTGTACTACCAGGTCAACAGGGCCGCCTACGTCCTGAGGCAGCTTGGCGTCAAGCGCGGTGACGTGGTCTCGATGATAATGCCGAGCATACCTGAGGCCGTCTACTTTGGCCTGGCCGTCCACAGGCTTGGGGCGATACTGGCGATACACTACGTTGGGCTCAGTGACGACGTAATGGCCTTCAGGCTCCAGGACGCCGGGTCAAAGGTCCTGGTGGTCGCGTCCAAGGGCTTCAGGGCCGGCCAGGAGATAAGGATAAAGGACATAGCCGACAGGGTGCTCAACAACTTCAAGACTCCCGTCGAGAAGGTCCTGGTGGTCAGCAGGGGCTTCAGCGACTTCAACGTCAACGGCAGCCGTGACGTGGTCTATGAGGACATAGCTCCCAGGGGGAAGGTCTACGTGCCGCCGGAGCCCGTGGACGCGAGCGACGTGGGGACCATATACTACACGAGCGGCACCACCGGCAGGCCCAAGGGGATAACCCAGACGCAGGGAGGCTACGCGGTGGCGCTTAACTGGACGTTCAAGGCGCTGTTCAACCTGGGGCCCAGCGACGTCTGGTGGACCATATCTGAGCTGGGGTGGCCGGTGTGGCCCATGGCAAACCTCTACACGGCCCCTGTCATGGGCGTGACTGCCGTGCTCTTCGAGGGCTTCGTGGGCCAGAGGCCAGACCTCTT
It includes:
- a CDS encoding AMP-binding protein, translated to MSKVTEEIYSVRKLQALSSLASKDPAAFWAQQVDLIDWFQRPAKVLEGSPPTERWFAGGLMNVSYNAVDRHLRDKADKVAFYWTNESLDYRAITFRELYYQVNRAAYVLRQLGVKRGDVVSMIMPSIPEAVYFGLAVHRLGAILAIHYVGLSDDVMAFRLQDAGSKVLVVASKGFRAGQEIRIKDIADRVLNNFKTPVEKVLVVSRGFSDFNVNGSRDVVYEDIAPRGKVYVPPEPVDASDVGTIYYTSGTTGRPKGITQTQGGYAVALNWTFKALFNLGPSDVWWTISELGWPVWPMANLYTAPVMGVTAVLFEGFVGQRPDLFAKVVERFGVTHVWSSTTTLYTLKGLGSESVTGGDTSTLRIILNTGEPLNVGAWQWFRENLPNTYIGDAYWMTEHLSPIAATPYGIAEIPFRPGSAGIAFSPTRVLIVDDEGKQLPPGNKGYIVLSPYTPALGKMWNDPNYERYIKTYWSRFPGYFYTGDYGYMDEDGYLYVLGRADDVIATTGQRIGTMEVESTIGTHPAVAEVAAASMPLPGGKGSALLAFVVLRPGYQPSDQLAEDIKAYARNAGYIVDRVVFVRKLPKTKSGKIMRRLLRAALNQEPLGDTSTLDDPAAFEDTRRMIEQVREEFRKLLQQS
- a CDS encoding lyase family protein, whose amino-acid sequence is MSSYAERARPYYLETGTRPPRRLIWAVAMIKAAAARANRELGLLDAVKASAIESSALEVAKGAHDDKVTVDVFQTGSGTGINMNINDVVADLASGLCGCRVHPNDDVNMSQSSNDVMPTALRLAAVAAINEDLLPAVRELVSALREAGSRFSDAVRPGRTHLRDALPITLGQQMEAYAHMVERDLSAVTSVLGLLYEVPLGGTAVGTGANTDPRFAEVALKELSSLSGVSLRPSPSKSALMRSLSDVVALSGALRSLALDMLRISNDLRLLNSGPNTGLNEVEVPVDVPGSSMMPGKKNPVTLEAVNQGAAQVLGYDQAIAWGASLGELELNMGIPVVAYNVLKEVELLAEMARKLARTVSQVIPHRERMLQLAASSQALVTFLSPLVGYDVAAAISEAISRGASLEDAVRSAVKDEEKARKVVELLSDVRKLTGPVRLR
- a CDS encoding aldo/keto reductase, with the protein product MRLCDKEASPLGLGTWGMGGGFWSPDHSRDDVYVNAIRYAYERGIRVFDTAEMYGGGHTEELVGRALADVADDVIIISKVWPNHFHYDDLVRSAEASRRRLGVKSIDVYLLHWPSRDVPLQESIRALEDLVDRGVIRCMGVSNFDRQLLEEAMSLARRHEVVVDEVEYSVYNRWAERDLIPFARQAGVTIVAYSPLGRGSVSSDSRLARVGAKYGKTPVQVALNYLMRSSLPIPKASRKEHIDELLGAVGWSLSDEDYNYIRSL
- a CDS encoding ABC transporter ATP-binding protein, giving the protein MDVIETEDLRKVYPNGVEALKGVSVRLSARVPCIIGRNGAGKTTLVRILSTQLRPTSGRARVLGLDVVADREALRRRICSIPQEARPMGVASPYEHVVMYLVARGWSMSEAKQAARRVLKDVGLGNFMDIATDELSGGMKRKVFLAMALAAQAELTFLDEPTAGLDPLSRLETWGAMRQLKSYILLTTHDMEEAQTLCEYLVLLDSGRVIAQGTLEELMRPLQGKVRVEGYGDISIGGMRISYMTPEEARGLISDGLKVTIRPVNLDDVFIINGIRPLSEDEGNGEA
- a CDS encoding ABC transporter permease, whose translation is MARLKLSPRFVLTFAWFYGWSSVKRGPGWVLSYMAWPLALLFMIYMLSRGRLIDYAILGGVISTVTSNALSALGDTAFMKLEIKLQDLLVAADVSPIEYLVGIGLGNLLYSFPGLAVFLALLIVFRVLTTPLEWAVLVVALLFLAVGGAGLAFLGGSRLRHVRNSWGLASFLSIFLTMIPPIYYPYTALPRPALYALMLSPATPAAVFLQQLMAGDPPSFALLGIFIVENIAYAMLGLWLGRWED